CATCCGAAACCCGTAATGACTACTCTACGTCTCATGTTCATTCACCTCTATATAAATCAGCTTGCGCATCCTAGCTTTACATTATTAGTAACGTACGTCTGTTGAAAAAATCACTTATTTGCGTAAAGGGAGAAGCCCCGTCGAAACGGAGCCCCTCCTTAGCGATTACTTGTGGGAAGATATGTAATTAACTACTTCACCCACAGTAGTAATTTTTTCTGCATCTTCATCAGATATCTCTAGGTCGAACTCGTCTTCTAATTCCATAACAAGCTCAACTACGTCAAGAGAGTCTGCCCCTAGATCTTCTTTGAAAGAAGCTTCCAACGTTACTTTATCTTCGTCTACACCTAAACGGTCAATGACGATTTTCTTTACACGATCAAGAATTTCTGCCACTTACTTCACCCCCTCTCACGTATTATACGGGATGTCCCTAGTAAAAACCAGTTTACATATACATACCGCCGTCTACATGTAAAGTTTGCCCTGTCATGTAGCTAGATGCATCAGATGCTAGGAAAAGGGCTACATTAGAAATTTCGTCAGCTGATCCCAGACGGTTAAATGGAATTTGTGCTAGAATTCCACTCTTGACATCTTCAGGTAGAACATCTGTCATATCAGTGTCAACAAATCCTGGAGCAATAGCATTCACCTTAATGTTTCGTGAAGCTAGTTCACGAGCAGTGGTTTTGGTTAAGCCAATGACTCCTGCTTTGGCAGCCACATAGTTAGCCTGTCCTGCGTTACCTAATACACCTACAACCGATGTAATATTGATGATGCTTCCACCACGTTGTTTCATCATTGGACGAGTCAACGCTTTTGTCATATTAAATACGCCTTTTAAATTGACGTTGATAACCTCATCCCATTCTGACTCTTTCATACGCATTAAGAGATTATCTCTAGTAATTCCTGCATTATTTACGAGAATATCAATTTTTCCAAAGCGCTCCAACGCTTCTTTTACCATATTCTCCGCTTCTTCTGTATTTC
This is a stretch of genomic DNA from Brevibacillus laterosporus DSM 25. It encodes these proteins:
- the acpP gene encoding acyl carrier protein translates to MAEILDRVKKIVIDRLGVDEDKVTLEASFKEDLGADSLDVVELVMELEDEFDLEISDEDAEKITTVGEVVNYISSHK
- the fabG gene encoding 3-oxoacyl-[acyl-carrier-protein] reductase codes for the protein MLEGKVALITGASRGIGRAIALKYAEAGANIIVNYSGNEAKAQETVADIEKLGREAIMIRANVGNTEEAENMVKEALERFGKIDILVNNAGITRDNLLMRMKESEWDEVINVNLKGVFNMTKALTRPMMKQRGGSIINITSVVGVLGNAGQANYVAAKAGVIGLTKTTARELASRNIKVNAIAPGFVDTDMTDVLPEDVKSGILAQIPFNRLGSADEISNVALFLASDASSYMTGQTLHVDGGMYM